A part of Leptospira wolffii serovar Khorat str. Khorat-H2 genomic DNA contains:
- a CDS encoding DUF1858 domain-containing protein: protein MSEAVKPRFFKEMTVGEAIALHPEAGLVFSSYHLGGCSHCSINELETIEQVCMGYGVEVEVLIESLNNLLEDGE from the coding sequence ATGTCGGAAGCGGTCAAGCCAAGATTTTTTAAGGAAATGACGGTAGGAGAGGCGATCGCACTTCATCCAGAAGCAGGCCTAGTATTCTCCAGCTATCACTTAGGGGGATGCTCCCATTGTTCCATCAATGAACTCGAAACCATCGAGCAAGTTTGCATGGGCTACGGTGTAGAAGTAGAAGTACTCATCGAAAGCCTGAACAATCTGTTAGAAGACGGAGAATAA
- a CDS encoding 6-carboxytetrahydropterin synthase, with translation MFFQETGKFYIRIEERFESSHYLYKYFPDGSDEPIHGHSFKVEVYLSGRKNIGEDGISFDFLTSKNRLKELVGELDHILINDHADFKTTNPTSENMARWFYYGLKDSVSAADGKVDRIVIHEGPENLAYFEPIS, from the coding sequence ATGTTTTTTCAAGAAACCGGCAAATTCTACATCCGGATCGAAGAAAGATTCGAATCCTCTCATTATCTATATAAGTATTTCCCGGACGGCTCGGATGAGCCTATCCACGGGCATTCTTTCAAGGTTGAAGTCTATTTATCCGGTAGGAAGAATATAGGAGAGGACGGCATTAGCTTCGATTTTCTAACCTCAAAGAACCGCTTGAAAGAGCTAGTAGGTGAGCTGGACCACATTCTGATCAATGATCATGCGGACTTCAAAACTACAAATCCTACCTCCGAGAATATGGCCCGTTGGTTTTACTACGGATTGAAGGATAGCGTTTCTGCTGCCGATGGAAAGGTGGATCGGATCGTGATCCATGAAGGTCCCGAAAACCTGGCTTATTTCGAACCGATTTCTTGA